A genomic region of Tsukamurella pulmonis contains the following coding sequences:
- a CDS encoding fumarylacetoacetate hydrolase family protein: MRLRRVGEPGAERPVVSSGDGRWFDASSVVHEYEPATIGEARARLADALDGDRLPQIDIAGMRVGAPISRPGKIVCIGVNYLAHAQETQHEEPAEPVVFLKTSATIVGPHDAVLIPRGSAATDYEVELAAVIGSTARYLDDAEQGLSCVAGYTVSDDVSERDFQMNRGGTWDKGKNCETFNPLGPELVTADEIPDPQVLDIRLAVNGEVRQQANTAQMIFGVGEIVRYLSRFMVLEPGDVINTGTPAGVAFGYPDPKPYLRRGDVIETHIDLLGGHRSVLEEA; this comes from the coding sequence ATGAGACTGCGACGAGTGGGGGAGCCGGGGGCGGAGCGCCCGGTCGTCTCCTCCGGAGACGGCCGGTGGTTCGACGCCTCGTCCGTCGTTCACGAGTACGAACCCGCGACGATCGGGGAGGCGCGCGCCCGGCTGGCCGACGCCCTCGACGGGGATCGGCTGCCGCAGATCGACATCGCGGGTATGCGAGTCGGCGCGCCGATCTCCCGGCCCGGCAAGATCGTGTGCATCGGGGTGAACTACCTCGCGCATGCGCAGGAGACCCAGCACGAGGAGCCGGCGGAGCCGGTGGTGTTCCTCAAGACCTCGGCGACGATCGTGGGCCCGCACGACGCGGTGCTGATCCCGCGAGGCTCGGCGGCCACCGACTACGAGGTGGAGCTCGCGGCCGTGATCGGCAGTACTGCAAGGTATCTCGACGATGCCGAACAGGGTCTCTCCTGCGTCGCGGGTTACACGGTCTCCGACGACGTCTCCGAGCGGGACTTCCAGATGAACCGCGGTGGCACCTGGGACAAGGGCAAGAACTGCGAGACCTTCAACCCCCTCGGTCCCGAACTGGTCACCGCCGACGAGATCCCGGATCCGCAGGTGCTCGACATCCGGCTCGCGGTCAACGGCGAGGTCCGCCAGCAGGCGAACACCGCGCAGATGATCTTCGGCGTGGGCGAGATCGTCCGCTACCTCAGTCGTTTCATGGTTCTCGAACCCGGGGACGTGATCAACACCGGCACGCCGGCCGGGGTCGCCTTCGGGTACCCCGATCCGAAGCCCTACCTGCGGCGCGGCGACGTGATCGAGACGCACATCGATCTGCTCGGCGGCCACCGATCCGTGCTCGAGGAGGCCTGA